A part of Synechococcus sp. KORDI-49 genomic DNA contains:
- a CDS encoding alpha/beta fold hydrolase, whose product MNQLLDQLRPTLLDPRARDLAGTVQWWLLPGLESDQPFPVAVLGEGPPLLLLHGFDSSFLEFRRLAPQLSDRFQLFIPDLFGFGFSPRPSGASYGPEPVLRHLDALLERLPPSSVGLIGASMGGAVAVELARRHPERIRQLLLLAPAGLSGRPMPLPPVLDRLGVWFLSRPGVRRGLCSQAFADPAASVGAPEEQIASLHLQVPGWADALAAFARSGGFAGCGEPLPDQPLHVIWGAQDRILRPRLKQAVLDLLKRPVETFEFCGHLPHLDQPERVAERCREYLAGV is encoded by the coding sequence TTGAACCAGCTGCTGGACCAGCTCCGACCGACTCTGCTCGATCCGCGCGCACGCGATCTGGCGGGAACCGTTCAGTGGTGGCTTCTGCCTGGTCTCGAAAGTGATCAACCCTTCCCGGTGGCGGTGCTCGGAGAGGGGCCACCCCTGCTGCTGCTGCATGGTTTCGACAGCAGTTTCCTGGAATTCCGTCGCCTGGCACCGCAGCTGAGTGATCGGTTTCAGCTGTTCATCCCCGATCTGTTCGGCTTCGGTTTCTCCCCCCGGCCTTCCGGGGCCAGCTATGGCCCGGAGCCGGTGCTGCGTCATCTTGATGCGCTGCTGGAACGTCTGCCGCCATCGTCCGTGGGGCTGATCGGAGCATCGATGGGTGGAGCTGTCGCCGTCGAGCTGGCCCGACGCCACCCGGAGCGAATCCGTCAGCTGCTGCTGCTGGCTCCCGCCGGTCTCAGCGGCCGGCCCATGCCGCTTCCCCCCGTGCTGGATCGGCTCGGAGTCTGGTTTCTCTCCCGTCCCGGCGTGCGCCGGGGTCTCTGCTCTCAGGCCTTTGCTGATCCAGCGGCTTCGGTCGGCGCACCGGAGGAACAGATCGCTTCACTGCATCTGCAGGTCCCGGGCTGGGCGGATGCGCTGGCGGCCTTCGCGCGCAGCGGTGGGTTCGCCGGTTGCGGCGAACCCCTGCCGGATCAACCGCTGCATGTGATCTGGGGAGCGCAGGATCGTATCCTTCGCCCGCGTCTGAAACAGGCGGTGCTCGATCTGCTCAAGCGTCCGGTGGAGACCTTCGAGTTCTGCGGCCACCTGCCCCATCTCGATCAGCCTGAACGGGTGGCCGAGCGTTGCCGGGAGTATCTGGCCGGTGTCTGA
- a CDS encoding DUF2993 domain-containing protein, which yields MSDPLLSLISTGLKLWVRSRCDSVGSLELSLQGSSLGLLRGHLQGARLEAREVRFQGLPLQHAVLSSGPIQVDLQLLQPGRMLALQHPFRLEGDVTITGRDLNDALLDEPWRWLGDWLSEQLMGLTPLGGLWIDNDVLELQSPVAAQKDPARRRFRLKAAQNTVMIQPLTEEQGATLLPMDPEIHILEASLQGGQLTLQGEARVNP from the coding sequence GTGTCTGATCCGCTTCTCAGTCTCATCTCCACCGGTCTGAAGCTCTGGGTCCGCAGCCGCTGCGACAGCGTCGGATCGCTTGAACTTTCGCTGCAGGGATCCAGTCTCGGGTTGCTGCGAGGTCATCTGCAGGGGGCGCGGCTGGAGGCCAGGGAGGTGCGTTTTCAGGGCCTGCCTCTGCAGCATGCGGTTCTGAGCAGCGGTCCGATACAGGTGGATCTGCAGCTGCTTCAGCCTGGTCGGATGCTGGCTCTGCAACATCCCTTCAGGCTTGAGGGGGATGTGACGATCACCGGCCGCGACCTGAATGACGCGCTTCTCGATGAGCCCTGGCGCTGGCTTGGAGACTGGCTGTCGGAGCAGCTGATGGGATTGACGCCGCTGGGCGGCCTGTGGATCGACAACGACGTGCTCGAGCTGCAGTCCCCCGTGGCGGCCCAGAAGGACCCGGCACGCCGCCGCTTCCGTCTCAAGGCCGCCCAGAACACCGTGATGATCCAGCCGCTTACGGAAGAGCAAGGTGCAACCCTGCTGCCGATGGACCCTGAGATCCACATCCTGGAAGCGTCCCTGCAGGGTGGTCAGCTCACCCTTCAGGGCGAGGCGCGCGTGAACCCCTGA
- a CDS encoding cell wall metabolism sensor histidine kinase WalK codes for MQIPAVLAFVAGATLTLVLQRRIRSRSRRRKDEDCPGFPPGAVNTPQLLAWIDAATQGWLILAPDLSIAYINARAERLLHISRNLLVRGMPLEEVLSIPQLEEAIISTRHQQRPQRSEWEQLGEPLEAFVLPGSDEWLLVLIQSRQSLEAQQQQQERWVSDVAHELKTPLTALMLVSDRLEMAVEGKDTVLVQRLQRELRRLQLMVEDLLELSRLENSLPQESGSYTAISLEDLVDSAWSSIRPLAEEREVQLDLDRSEPGPMMGDQRRLHRAVLNLLDNALRYSPEGSTVEVTVMPSGGWWLLSIRDHGPGLSESDLGNMFQRFYRGDPSRARSARSGSGLGLAIVQQIAVNHGGRVEARNHPNGGTCMELLLPKSFLT; via the coding sequence GTGCAGATTCCTGCCGTCCTCGCGTTCGTCGCCGGAGCGACACTGACCCTTGTTCTGCAGCGTCGGATCCGTTCCCGGTCGAGGAGGAGGAAGGACGAAGACTGTCCGGGATTTCCTCCCGGAGCCGTCAACACTCCCCAGCTGCTTGCTTGGATCGATGCCGCCACCCAGGGATGGCTGATCCTGGCGCCGGATCTGTCCATCGCTTACATCAACGCCCGCGCAGAACGGCTGCTGCATATCTCCCGCAACCTGCTCGTGCGCGGCATGCCGCTGGAGGAGGTGCTGTCGATTCCGCAACTCGAGGAAGCGATCATCAGCACGCGTCATCAGCAGCGTCCCCAGCGCTCGGAATGGGAGCAGCTGGGAGAACCGCTCGAGGCGTTCGTTCTGCCGGGGTCGGATGAATGGCTGCTGGTGCTGATCCAGAGCCGACAGTCGCTTGAGGCGCAGCAACAGCAGCAGGAGCGATGGGTGAGCGATGTGGCCCATGAACTGAAGACACCGCTGACCGCTCTGATGCTGGTGAGCGATCGTCTGGAAATGGCAGTGGAGGGCAAGGACACCGTCCTGGTCCAGCGTCTTCAACGGGAGCTGCGCCGCCTGCAGTTGATGGTGGAGGATCTGCTGGAGCTATCCAGGCTCGAGAACAGCCTTCCGCAGGAGAGCGGCAGCTACACCGCGATCAGCCTCGAGGATCTGGTGGACAGTGCTTGGAGCAGCATCCGCCCCCTCGCTGAGGAGCGCGAGGTGCAGCTCGATCTCGATCGTTCGGAACCCGGCCCGATGATGGGCGATCAGCGGCGGCTGCACAGGGCTGTGCTCAATCTGCTGGACAATGCCCTGCGCTACTCCCCCGAAGGCTCCACGGTGGAGGTGACGGTGATGCCCAGCGGCGGCTGGTGGCTGCTCAGCATCCGTGACCACGGACCGGGACTGAGCGAATCCGATCTGGGGAACATGTTCCAGCGCTTTTACCGCGGCGATCCCTCCCGCGCTCGTTCAGCCCGCAGCGGCAGTGGGCTGGGTCTGGCGATCGTGCAGCAGATCGCCGTCAACCATGGCGGCCGTGTCGAGGCGCGCAACCATCCCAACGGCGGCACCTGCATGGAATTGCTGCTGCCCAAAAGCTTTCTGACGTGA
- a CDS encoding phosphatidate cytidylyltransferase, translated as MISEAIPATTSIQLKRGALRQRVLSGTAVGCFGALVVVLGGWWFTAAVGVIVHLALLEFFRMAQFKGIRPATKTTLVACQLLLFSSQWAVQGGMPEALAAAVLPLAGAAICGWLLLQPVTGSIADIAASIFGLFYLGFLPSHWLALRNLSAPGLAPATADLCSSGLAITFSACLMIVGSDIGSWAFGKRFGRRPLSPISPAKTVEGAIGGFVCAMVIGLICARVMGWPWQGLPGLLLGALVALIALVGDLTESMMKRDAGLKDSGDVLPGHGGILDRIDSYLFTPAVIYYLVTLSDQLLT; from the coding sequence GTGATCAGCGAGGCCATCCCAGCCACGACCTCGATACAGCTGAAACGCGGTGCGCTGCGTCAACGCGTGCTGAGCGGCACCGCCGTGGGCTGTTTCGGTGCCCTGGTGGTGGTGCTGGGGGGATGGTGGTTCACCGCAGCAGTGGGCGTGATCGTGCATCTGGCGCTGCTGGAGTTCTTCCGGATGGCCCAGTTCAAGGGCATCCGTCCCGCCACCAAGACCACGCTGGTGGCCTGCCAGCTGCTGCTGTTCAGCAGCCAGTGGGCGGTGCAGGGCGGCATGCCGGAAGCGCTGGCGGCCGCTGTGCTGCCACTGGCGGGAGCGGCGATCTGCGGATGGCTGCTGCTTCAGCCGGTGACCGGTTCGATCGCTGACATCGCCGCTTCGATCTTCGGACTCTTCTATCTCGGCTTTCTGCCCAGCCACTGGCTGGCACTGCGCAATCTCTCCGCCCCAGGGCTGGCACCGGCCACGGCGGACCTCTGCAGCAGCGGCCTGGCGATCACCTTTTCGGCCTGCCTGATGATCGTCGGGAGCGACATCGGATCGTGGGCTTTCGGCAAGCGCTTCGGTCGACGCCCTCTGTCGCCCATCTCACCGGCCAAAACGGTGGAGGGAGCCATCGGTGGATTCGTCTGCGCCATGGTCATCGGCCTGATCTGCGCACGGGTGATGGGGTGGCCATGGCAGGGGCTGCCCGGACTGCTGTTGGGAGCCCTGGTGGCACTGATCGCCCTGGTGGGTGATCTGACCGAATCAATGATGAAGCGGGATGCCGGCCTGAAGGACTCCGGGGATGTGCTCCCGGGTCACGGGGGCATCCTCGATCGGATCGACAGCTATCTGTTCACCCCCGCGGTGATCTACTACCTGGTGACGCTGAGCGACCAGCTGCTCACCTGA
- a CDS encoding AarF/ABC1/UbiB kinase family protein, producing the protein MRYDPGRDLVWLLLRPWVAIPRLLQLVWSFTGLVIVVLIQGGSSDPAVQQRLARRILNTLTGLGPCFIKVGQALSTRPDLVRRDWLEELTRLQDDLPAFPHAIALKRIEQELGAPAHELFEEFPDHPVAAASLGQVYKARLQGKAWVAVKVQRPNLTFILRRDLVLIRALGITAAPLLPLNLGFGLGDIIDEFGRSLFEEIDYAQEAANAERFAALFADNDAVYVPQVERMLSSTRVLTTTWIDGAKMRDSAELEALRLDPSALIRTGVISGLQQLLEFGYFHADPHPGNLFALPGRSGDLGHVGYVDFGMMDSISDSDRLTLTGAVVHLINRDFASLARDFQSLGFLSPTADLTPIIPALEEVLGGSLGDSVGSFNFKAITDRFSELMFDYPFRVPARFALIIRAVVSQEGLALRLDPQFRIIAVAYPYVARRLLAGDTTEMREKLLEVIFDENGRLRLDRLESLLAVVGQDAPAPGRELLPVAGAGLRLLLSRDGADLRRRLLLTLIRDDRLHTEDVRALAGLLGRTFGPARIAGGLLQRLNPMAAA; encoded by the coding sequence ATGCGATACGACCCCGGACGGGATCTGGTCTGGTTGCTGCTGAGGCCATGGGTGGCCATCCCGCGCCTGCTGCAGCTGGTCTGGTCCTTCACAGGACTGGTGATCGTGGTTCTGATTCAGGGAGGCAGCTCTGATCCGGCGGTTCAGCAGCGACTGGCCCGCAGGATCCTCAACACGCTCACTGGCCTCGGCCCCTGCTTCATCAAGGTGGGGCAGGCCCTGTCCACCCGCCCTGATCTGGTGCGGCGGGACTGGCTCGAGGAGCTGACCCGCCTGCAGGACGACCTGCCCGCCTTTCCCCACGCCATCGCGCTGAAGCGCATCGAGCAGGAACTCGGTGCTCCGGCTCACGAGCTGTTCGAGGAGTTTCCCGACCACCCCGTTGCCGCTGCCAGCCTGGGCCAGGTCTACAAAGCCCGGCTGCAGGGCAAGGCCTGGGTGGCGGTGAAGGTGCAACGCCCCAACCTCACCTTCATCCTGAGGCGGGATCTTGTGCTCATCCGTGCTCTCGGGATCACCGCTGCACCGCTGCTTCCCCTCAATCTCGGCTTCGGGCTCGGCGACATCATCGACGAGTTCGGCCGCAGCCTGTTCGAGGAGATCGATTACGCCCAGGAGGCGGCCAACGCCGAGCGCTTCGCGGCTCTGTTCGCTGACAACGATGCGGTGTACGTGCCGCAGGTGGAGCGGATGCTCAGCTCCACCCGGGTGCTGACCACCACCTGGATCGATGGAGCCAAGATGCGCGACAGCGCCGAGCTCGAGGCGCTTCGACTCGATCCTTCAGCCCTGATCCGCACCGGCGTGATCAGCGGGCTGCAGCAGCTGCTCGAGTTCGGTTACTTCCATGCCGATCCACACCCCGGCAACCTCTTCGCTCTGCCCGGGCGCAGCGGTGATCTCGGGCATGTGGGTTACGTGGACTTCGGGATGATGGATTCGATCAGCGATTCCGACCGCCTCACTCTCACGGGAGCTGTGGTGCACCTGATCAACCGCGATTTCGCATCCCTGGCCAGGGATTTCCAGAGCCTCGGTTTCCTCAGCCCCACGGCGGATCTCACCCCGATCATTCCTGCCCTGGAGGAGGTTCTGGGAGGAAGTCTCGGAGATTCGGTGGGGTCGTTCAATTTCAAGGCGATCACAGACCGCTTCTCGGAGCTGATGTTCGACTACCCGTTCAGGGTCCCGGCCCGGTTCGCCCTGATCATCCGCGCCGTCGTCAGTCAGGAGGGCCTGGCGTTGCGCCTGGATCCCCAGTTCCGGATCATCGCTGTGGCCTACCCCTACGTGGCCCGCCGCCTGCTTGCGGGTGACACCACCGAGATGCGGGAGAAGTTGCTGGAGGTGATCTTTGATGAGAACGGTCGCCTGCGTCTTGATCGGCTCGAGAGTCTGCTGGCGGTGGTGGGTCAGGACGCCCCCGCCCCCGGACGGGAGCTTCTGCCAGTGGCCGGGGCGGGTCTGCGGCTCCTGCTGAGCCGTGACGGTGCCGATCTGCGCAGGCGTTTGCTGCTCACGCTGATCCGTGACGATCGTCTTCATACCGAGGATGTGCGAGCGCTCGCCGGACTGCTCGGTCGCACCTTCGGGCCCGCCCGTATCGCCGGCGGACTGCTGCAGCGTCTCAATCCCATGGCAGCGGCCTGA
- a CDS encoding response regulator transcription factor encodes MTTLPAAVATSRLLVVEDDDSIRETVGEALRAEGYEVTTCADGSEALSLFTDEPSQHVDLLVLDLMLPGLGGLDLCRELRRFNNNTPILVISARDSETDRVLGLEVGADDYLVKPFGLRELVARCRALLRRARQAPTLLPEIYTHANLTLYINECRVTRDGQDLNLSPKEYKILELFIQHPKRVWSRDQLLEKIWGLDFVGDTKTVDVHIRWLREKIEEEPSSPQLIRTVRGFGYRFG; translated from the coding sequence GTGACAACCCTCCCTGCGGCAGTCGCCACCAGCCGTCTGCTGGTTGTCGAGGACGACGACAGCATTCGCGAGACGGTGGGAGAGGCTCTCCGGGCTGAGGGGTATGAGGTGACCACCTGTGCCGACGGTTCGGAGGCCCTCAGCCTGTTCACCGACGAGCCGTCCCAGCATGTGGATCTGCTCGTGCTCGATCTGATGCTTCCGGGGCTGGGGGGACTGGACCTCTGCCGGGAACTGCGCCGGTTCAACAACAACACGCCGATCCTGGTGATCAGTGCCCGGGACAGTGAAACCGATCGGGTGCTGGGTCTTGAAGTGGGGGCGGATGACTACCTGGTGAAACCCTTCGGCCTCCGCGAGCTGGTGGCCCGCTGCCGTGCCCTGCTCCGCCGGGCACGCCAAGCGCCGACCCTTCTGCCTGAGATCTACACCCACGCGAATCTGACGCTGTACATCAACGAGTGCCGCGTCACCCGGGACGGTCAGGACCTGAATCTTTCCCCGAAGGAATACAAGATTCTCGAGCTGTTCATCCAGCATCCCAAGCGCGTCTGGAGCAGGGACCAGCTTCTCGAGAAGATCTGGGGACTTGATTTCGTCGGAGATACCAAAACGGTGGATGTTCATATCCGCTGGCTGAGGGAGAAGATCGAGGAGGAACCCTCATCCCCGCAGCTGATTCGCACGGTGCGGGGTTTCGGATACCGCTTCGGCTGA
- a CDS encoding lysine decarboxylase codes for MTLVSLLRRGRGRNLFLPAHGRGAALPEALRELLRSRAGIWDLPELPTVGGPLEPDGAVADSQADAAAAMGVKRCWFGVNGATGLLQAALLAIGRPGEAVLLPRNVHRSMIQACLLGDLTPVLYDIPFHTDRGQPAPMDASWLQRVLRDLDTPVAAAVLVHPTYQGYARDPEPLIRLLQGRGWPVLVDEAHGSHFAAAVDPLLPSSAVTAGADLVVHSLQKSAAGLAQTGVLWLQGERVDPAALERSLGWLQTSSPSALLLASCETALAEWRTPQGRRRLQDRLNEARGLKQQLCRQGLPLLDTQDPLRLVLHSGSAGISGVEADAWLLPRGLVAELPEPATLTFCLGLARHRGLAAALHRSWRRLIQEHPGRVPQPAFEPPPLPLVASPLLPIGQAWRAASHCVPLAEAEGGIAAELLCPYPPGIPLLIPGERLDRDRIQWLLRQRRLWGEQLPASVRITDNSGSMTQTPSSRG; via the coding sequence ATGACTCTGGTCTCGCTGCTGCGACGGGGACGGGGCCGCAACCTGTTCCTGCCCGCCCACGGCCGCGGAGCAGCACTTCCAGAGGCACTGCGAGAACTGCTGCGCAGCAGGGCCGGGATCTGGGATCTGCCTGAACTGCCAACGGTCGGGGGGCCGCTGGAGCCGGATGGGGCCGTCGCGGACAGTCAGGCCGACGCGGCGGCGGCCATGGGCGTGAAGCGCTGCTGGTTCGGAGTGAACGGGGCCACCGGTCTGCTGCAGGCCGCACTGCTGGCCATCGGACGCCCGGGGGAAGCGGTGCTGCTGCCGCGCAATGTCCACCGCAGCATGATCCAGGCCTGCCTGCTGGGGGATCTCACCCCCGTGCTCTACGACATCCCGTTCCACACCGACCGAGGGCAGCCGGCACCGATGGATGCCTCATGGCTGCAAAGGGTTCTGAGGGATCTGGACACCCCGGTGGCCGCCGCCGTGCTGGTGCATCCGACCTACCAGGGCTACGCAAGAGATCCGGAACCACTGATCCGGTTGCTGCAGGGCAGAGGCTGGCCGGTGCTGGTGGATGAAGCCCATGGCAGCCACTTCGCGGCGGCAGTCGATCCGCTGCTGCCCAGCTCCGCGGTGACCGCTGGAGCTGATCTGGTGGTGCATTCCCTGCAGAAATCCGCCGCGGGTCTGGCTCAGACGGGGGTTCTCTGGCTGCAGGGGGAACGGGTTGATCCGGCTGCTCTGGAACGCAGCCTCGGCTGGTTGCAGACCAGCAGCCCCAGCGCCCTGCTGCTGGCCTCCTGCGAGACGGCACTGGCCGAATGGAGAACTCCACAGGGACGCCGACGGCTCCAGGACCGGCTGAACGAAGCCCGGGGACTGAAGCAACAGCTGTGCCGACAGGGGCTGCCGCTGCTGGACACCCAGGATCCGCTTCGGCTGGTCCTGCACAGCGGCAGCGCCGGCATCAGCGGGGTGGAAGCGGATGCCTGGCTGCTGCCCAGGGGGCTGGTGGCAGAACTGCCCGAGCCAGCCACCCTCACCTTCTGCCTTGGCCTGGCGCGGCACCGAGGCCTGGCCGCTGCCCTGCACCGCAGCTGGCGACGTCTGATTCAGGAACACCCCGGGCGCGTGCCCCAGCCTGCTTTCGAGCCGCCTCCACTCCCCCTGGTGGCATCACCGCTGCTGCCCATCGGTCAGGCCTGGCGTGCTGCGAGCCATTGCGTCCCCCTCGCGGAGGCGGAGGGAGGCATCGCCGCGGAACTGCTCTGCCCTTACCCACCCGGAATCCCGCTGCTGATCCCCGGAGAACGATTGGATCGCGACCGCATCCAGTGGCTGCTGCGCCAGCGCAGGCTCTGGGGCGAACAGCTGCCGGCGAGCGTGCGCATCACCGACAACAGCGGTTCAATGACGCAGACGCCCTCGTCACGAGGATGA
- a CDS encoding iron-containing alcohol dehydrogenase family protein, with protein MVGSISTHAIAPAAVLRGDGAWSDALPRIAALSSAPLLLGRSGATARLRECLERDLEAAGLPTRSVELDFDCCEVDLQRLAVESAGCDAVIAAGGGKVLDAGKLLASRLGLACITVPLSAATCAGWTALANLYSPEGAFQGDVALERCPDLLVFDHDLVRQAPPRTLASGIADALAKWYEASVSSGDSSDGLVQQAVQMARVLRDQLMIDGAKALQDPTGSAWVRTAEACALTAGVIGGLGGARCRTVAAHAVHNGLTLLPDCHGVLHGEKVGFGILVQLRLEERLGGNRLAGQAHRQLLPLLRELGLPVTLDDLGLAGASLSDLQRVCQFACREGSDLHHLPFTVSPGALLEALVGAAEPSLLSS; from the coding sequence ATGGTCGGTTCCATCTCAACCCACGCCATCGCCCCAGCTGCGGTGCTGCGGGGGGATGGTGCCTGGTCGGATGCTCTGCCTCGCATAGCCGCTCTGAGCTCGGCTCCCCTGCTGCTCGGACGCAGCGGGGCAACAGCCCGGCTCAGAGAATGTCTCGAACGGGATCTTGAGGCTGCCGGCCTGCCGACCCGTTCCGTTGAACTGGACTTCGATTGCTGTGAAGTCGACCTGCAGCGGCTTGCGGTTGAATCCGCCGGTTGTGATGCCGTCATCGCCGCAGGAGGCGGCAAGGTGCTGGATGCCGGCAAGTTGCTGGCTTCCCGGCTCGGCCTTGCCTGCATCACCGTCCCTCTGAGTGCTGCCACCTGTGCCGGCTGGACCGCTCTGGCCAACCTCTATTCACCGGAGGGTGCCTTTCAGGGCGATGTGGCTCTGGAGCGCTGTCCGGATCTTCTTGTGTTCGATCACGACCTGGTTCGTCAGGCTCCCCCCCGCACCCTGGCCAGCGGGATCGCCGATGCGCTGGCGAAGTGGTACGAAGCCTCTGTCAGCAGTGGTGACAGCAGCGACGGGCTCGTGCAGCAGGCCGTTCAGATGGCGAGAGTGCTCAGAGATCAGCTGATGATCGATGGCGCGAAGGCCTTGCAGGACCCGACCGGTTCAGCATGGGTGAGAACGGCAGAAGCCTGTGCTCTCACGGCCGGCGTGATCGGTGGACTGGGGGGTGCCCGCTGCCGGACCGTCGCCGCCCACGCTGTTCACAACGGCCTCACCCTGCTGCCCGATTGCCACGGAGTGCTCCACGGCGAGAAAGTGGGTTTCGGCATCCTTGTTCAACTTCGTCTTGAGGAGCGGCTGGGCGGGAATCGGCTCGCTGGCCAGGCCCACCGTCAGCTGCTCCCGCTGCTGCGGGAGCTGGGTCTTCCTGTCACTCTCGATGACCTCGGACTCGCGGGTGCCAGCCTCAGTGACCTTCAGCGGGTGTGTCAGTTCGCCTGCCGCGAGGGATCAGACCTGCACCATCTCCCCTTCACTGTGAGCCCTGGCGCCCTGCTGGAAGCACTGGTGGGTGCGGCCGAACCCAGCCTTCTCTCCTCTTGA